TGGTTTCCAACAATTTGTTGGAGAGTACGAAATCGGGCACATAGCCCCCCACAGCTGTTATCGCCGCTGTCTTTTTGCTCATTTCAGTATCCTTTTCTAGTCAAAAATGCCCCAATTTGACCCAAAAACAGGGAAAAATAGTGATTTTTTGTGATTTTATGCGGTGTGGCCAAGGCTTTTTGGAAATTTGGTTGCCCCCATAAAAAAACTCCCGAAGTGTTTTCAACGGGAGTCTGGTGTGTCTTTAAAATGTACCGGTCTTAGGCAACGGTCTCTTCTTCGGTTTTATCGATCAAAACCTGCCCACGGTAGTATAGTTTGCCTTCATGCCAATGTGCCCTGTGGTACAGGTGCATTTCGCCGGTGGTCGCATCTTTGGCGATGGTAGGCATGGTAGCCTTGTAATGGGTTCTTCTTTTGTCCCTTCTTGTTTTTGATATTTTTCTTTTAGGATGTGCCATGTTTCCCTATTTATCTGTTAAAAATTTTTTCAGTCCGTCCCATCTAGGGTCGGTATTTTCTTCATTGTTGTTTTGCTCTTTCGGTTGCAGCTCTTCAAGCCTGTCCAACATTTCTGATTTCAACGTGCCATCGGCCACCCCGGGATGAATTCTTTTCTGCGGCATCCCGAGCACCAACATTTCAAACACGTACTGGGCAATGTTGAACTGATGTTCGCCATGGGGAATTATCAAGATTTCATCGTCTTCATCGTTGTATTCTTCCCCAAATTTCACCACAAGGTGCAGGTCTGAGCTAATGGCTTGGTTATACGGTTCATTGGTCAAGTCGCAATCGACATTGATGGTTCCGGTCGCCGCTATGTCCATTTCCATGGTAGTGCTCATCTTATTGAGCACTGCCTTAACGTTGACCTCGGCGGCATTGAACTCGTTGTAATCAAAGGCTTCAAAGAACTCGTTCCCTATCTTGTAGGCAAAACCGTGGTTTCCTTGTTTCAATCCCGAAAACGGAATTGTGAACTCCTTCAGTTTCATTTCTCTACTTTCAGTTTGCCAAATCCTTGATAGGATGCCAAAACGTTTACTTTCTGGCGGGTGCAAAGATACCATTTATTTGCAAATGCCCAACAGTTGGGCCCATTTAATTGCATGGGCAAGAACACACTAGGCAGATTTTCTGATTTTTTGCTTTTTCAAGGGATTTTTGGTCAATTCGATGTACTCTTTTCTATTCCTATAAATTTGGATAGCTGTAAAGACCGCCTCTTTGAAAGAGCTTTCATCGGCCTTACCCTGACCCGCAATTTCATATGCCGTGCCGTGGTCGGGTGAGGTGCGAACCTTTGACAGTCCGGCGGTAAAGTTTACCCCTTTGCCAAAAGAAAGTGTTTTAAAGGGTATTAGCCCCTGATCATGGTATGCGGCCAAGATGGCATCGAAATTTTGGTACAGGTTAGAGCCAAAAAAGCTATCGGCCGAATAGGGCCCGTACACCAAATGGCCCTTGTCAAAAAGTTCGGTGATTACCGGCTTTACGATTTTGTCATCTTCTTGGCCTATAGTGCCGTTGTCACCGCTATGGGGGTTTATGCCTAGCAGGGCAATCTTTGGCCTGCGGATGCCGAAGTCCATTTTCAACGATTGCATCATCGTGGACACTTTTTCCCGCACCAATTTTTGGGTAATGGCCTGGGCCACATCTTTTACGGCAATATGGTCGGTCAACAACCCTACCCGTAGCGTGTCGGCAACCATGAACATGAGGCTTTTGCCTTCGAGTTCTTGTGCCAAGTAATCTGTATGCCCAGGAAAATTAAAGTCTTCGGCCTGAATATTGTTCTTGTTGATGGGCGCTGTGACCAGAACGTCTATCGCACCCTCTTTAAGGGATGCCACAGCCGCCCTGAGGGATTTGATGGCATAACGACCGCCTTCTTCGGTGGGTTTGCCAAATTCAATCTTTGGAGATTCGCGCCATACGTTCACCACGTTGACCTTGCCGTCTATGGCCTTTGATGCCTCGTTGATGCCATTGAAATTTATGTCGATAGACAATTCCCGTTTTTGGTGGGAAATGGTCTTGTTTGAGGCAAACAGCACCGGCGTGCAAAAATCGAGCATACGACTGTCTTCAAAGGTCTTCAGTGCCACCTCACAGCCAATTCCATTTAAATCACCCACAGAAATACCCAACCTTATTTTTGCTTGCTCTCCCATAAATATGGCTACTTTTACACTGCAAAACTAGCTAATTTAAAAGAGACATGTTTACGGGCATTATCGAAACTTTGGGGCGGGTCGCCGCCCTTGAAAAAGAGAACGGCAACCTGCATATAACCATTGCCACTGCATTGGCCCCTGAGCTAAAAATCGACCAAAGTGTGGCCCACAACGGCGTTTGCCTGACCGTAGTGGGCCTTGACGAACAGACGTATACCGTAACGGCCATCGATGAAACCTTAAAAAAATCCAATCTTGGTGACCTTCAGGTAGGCGATTTGGTCAACCTTGAGCGGGCCATGGTACTGGGCACCCGGTTAGACGGGCATTTGGTGCAGGGGCATATAGATCAGACGGGCATTTGCAGCGCTATTGAAGAAAAAGATGGAAGCTGGGTGTTCACTTTCGAATACGACCCCATACAGAGCAATGTAACCATTGAAAAGGGGTCCATTACCGTAGATGGTGTAAGCCTGACCGTGGTCAATTCACAAGAAAACCGGTTTAGTGTGGCCATCATTCCCTATACCTATGGGCATACCCGTTTTAAGACTTATGAGGTAGGTAGCACGGTCAATCTGGAATTTGATGTGATTGGGAAGTACGTGGCGCGGTTGATGAGGTTGGCTTGACTTTGGTACTTAGCCCAATCACTCTTTCTCTAGCGTCCAAAACTTTCAACACGTATTTCTTAAACTCTTCATAGTCTTTCACTGTAATCCTGTCTCTTGGAGTATTGGCGATTGATTTTACTTCAAGTTTACCGTCTGGATAAAGCTTATATGTTAGCTCAAAACTATGGTTTTTGAAGGAGTACCTCACATCTTCAGGTATCTGAACAAACTCTTTTCCTTTACCTACCACAATAAAATAAGTGGATACATATCGGTCAACATTCTCATATAACACGTACTCAATGGGGTACTTGCGTTCTGAATAGTTAACTATTGAAGAGCTATATGGATGGCTGATAAGAGGAAGCTTGAAAAGCTTGGTTTCTCCAAAATTGTCCATCTTGGTATTTAGGGTCAGCGAGGCCTCATAAATTAGTTCAGATGATCCGAGGTCTTTGCTTATGTTGTATACCGAATCTAAAACAATATTGTTTGTCAATCGTGCTTGAAAGTCATCGGAAATACTTTTCTTAATGGACCTGTAATTGTTGTCCCTAAAGATTTTTATGTAACCAGAGCTAATCTCTCCTTGTACCGTTGATTTAACCCTCATTTCTTGATAATTGTCAGACAAGCTCAGTTCTACCTGTGCATCCAACATCGAGTTTAATTTATTTGGTTTTTCAAGTAAATATATGCCTTGCCTGACATTTGTGAAATTTTCATTGGGAATGTCGAGTAAAGTGGCATACTCTAAACTGGATGGAATTGACCTGAATGGAAGATTCTTGTCTGTGAGTTCAAGGTATTGATTTTTGCCGTCTATAACCACTTTGACGATACAATGGTTAAAATCTTGACTGGGAAGTACCATTGAATTTCTGCCATAATCTGAGGTCAGCACCAAAACCAAATGTGATTTGAGCCCAGCCATGTCTGCCAATACCATATAGAGGGTCGACAGATCTTTGCAGTCGCCTAACTTTGTGGATAGGGTTCTGGCCGGCTTTTGGGGAATAAATCCACTCTGCCTAAACGAAACATGGCTATAATTTACATTGTTTGAGATGTAGCGATAAATTTGTTCTGCCTTTTCATTGTCTGATAGCCCCTTTGGGCCATTTGGGAATATTTCTTCAAAGGCTTTTTTAACCTCTTCATTGATTTTAATCTGGGGCCGAACCAAATCTTTGTACCAATTGGCAATTTCATCCCAATTTTCTATGGTACTGATATGGACATTGCGAAATAAATCGCTAGTGCTTGGCATGTAGTCTTCTTGCTGCGGCATGGGCTTAACTTCATTCAGTTGCCAAGTGTAGCACAGAAAATCGTTTATTTCATTTATTTTCACATCAACCGCCCCATTGGTATTGGTATAGAATATGGGTTTGTTTTTGGGGGTCAATAAGACATATTTTCTTTTCAGTGCGGGATGATACGAGTCAAATTGGTAATAATCAACATAGTCGTTGAAGAACCTGCCTGTATTTGACCAAGTGGTCGTATAATCTATATAAATGACATCGCCCACCTCAATATTTTTGAAAACCATATTTGATCCGTTTCGAGATGCCGGGTTCAAAGAACCGTCACTCTTTATCAACTCCGCCTTTAAGATTGTGTAGCTCCCATTGAGACCCAAATTTATTTCTTTGAGTAGTTCAACACCATTGTCAGAGGTAATCTCCACAAGATATCTAATAATTGATTTGCCACCTCCCTGTTCGTACAATTGCACCAAACTTTCATCGAGCAGGTAGTTGTAACCATAATTATTATGCATTTGTATTCCTCGATTGTCATCTACATACTTATAAATATTGTTGGTTTTTAGGTCTTCGAGCAGGCCATCGGTTTTGGTAAGCTCTTCTATTTTCTTTCTGACCGAAGTGTTTCCACCATTATGCTCGAGGTGTTTTTTAAAATAGTGAAGTGCTTTGTCTTTGTCTCCTCTTTGGTAATATGACTCTCCCAAATATTGCATCGCCCTAAATGAGTATGGAAAATTCTCAAGTGCCCTCAACATAATGCGTTCTAGTTTTTCATAACGCTTATATTTTTGCAGGTAATGCCCATAATCGAATAAGAACCCATTATCCATGGACAGATGATCCCTGTTTTCTTCAAACAATGTCAATAACTTCTCCTTTTCTCCTTTTCTGTCATAAAATCCAGCTAGTTTTAGCAAAGCCGGATAATCGAAATACCTCTTATTTACATTTTCATAAAAAGCTACTGCCTTTTCTTCTTTCCCTAAAAAGTCTTTATAGAGATCTGCGTATGCCTTTAAAAGGTTTAGTTGGTCTGAATGGTTCTGAAAAATATTATCCAACTGACTTTCCATCAACAACTTGTCCTGTTTTCTCAAAGAGAGCAAAAGTTTTGTTGTTTTTTTCAGTATCTCAAAATCGGTTGCTTGTTCAAAACCCTGAACATATTTCTCAAACTCGTCAATGGGCAGTTTAAACAAAGAATTGTAGTCTTGCATTCTAAAAACATACGAAAGATAGTAGTCTTCGTCGTCCAGTATTATGTTTTTTGCCAATTCATCAGCAGATGAGTCATCTCCCTCAAGCTCGTAACAGATTTTCAAAAGTACTTTTAGCATGGAGCTTTGGGGGTATTCCTGTAAAAAACGAAGAATTATAGGCTTTGCCTCTTGATATTTGGAATTTCTGAGATAAGTACTGATCAATGATAGGGCATAGAAAAAATCATCTTGGTTTTGCTCCCATTTCTTTTTGAAGTAATGCTCAACAGGATGGTTTCTGACTACAGCTCCAATTTCATCTGCCTCGACTTCGTTATATGTTGTAACTCTAGCGGTACTTTTAATAGATTTAAGCGGCTTGTGCTCCAAGTCTGTAAAACGGGCGATAAAATAAGGGGTGGTCGAAACATCACTACATTTAACCAAAAGCCTATTTACCCCTTTAGGCAGTGTCAATTCAACAGAATAGGCATCTATGTCGTTAAATCGGTTTTCTTTCTTTTCAAAAATAGGCACGTTGTTCAACCACACCTTTACCTCTGCCGATGCCCCAATTTTGAAAAGTACCCTTTGGTCATGATCATTCTCAATAAACGTTTGGGCATAATTTACCGCGCTGCCATATTCTTTATGATTGGAATAAAACTGATATGCTTCTTTTGCTCGATTTGGGTCTTCATACCAGTTGATTGTACCATTGCTGTTAGCGTCGAAGCCCTTATCTGAGTGGGCCGATTGTTCGGGAGGATACACTATGTCAAGACCTCCTCCGTTGAGGTTTTCAAAACTGCCACAGTACTGCCAATGCTTTAATACCGGTATTTGCGCATTTAACTTGTAGTAAAGATTCCAATCATTGTTGCTTCTAGCCACAATAGACTTTAAGTACCGAAGAGCTTCTTTGGTGGTGTTTTGAGAAATCTCATCAATATCAAAAGAGTCAATGTGCTTAATATTCTTGTTGTTGAATCCTGATTTGGTGTATTCGTCGAAAAGAAAATTTCTGTTCCAAAAAGCATATAGATAATATTCAAAGTCGGTGAACAGCTTGAACTCCGCAATAAAATTATCTTGTGTTTTAAAAATGCCATTTTCATTTTGAACTATCTGACGGGTAATCAGTTCTTCTATGCTTTTTGGCTTTCCTTTTTTAAGGGTTTTTAAGGCCTCTTGTCTTTGATTGTTCAGTAGATATTCCCATGTTTTGGGGTTTGATGATTGGGCATTGGCATAAAAAATAGTAATGAAAAAAATTGCCTTAGAGACAATCCTATATCTAAAATAAAGCATACAAGGTATTTTAAAACTTGAAATAATATAACGCCGATTATATAATTTTTATATGTCTTCGAATAATTTATTGAAGCAATTATTTGGTCTACACTTTTCTTTCATTAGTAGGGAATGCCATGACAACTGCCATCTAAAAAAGTGCACGTTTTTGGATTATTGATCAAGACCCTTTATATACTACACCTTAATAAAAATCCCCTTTTTGTACATCACATAGGCCAAGAGACAGTAGAAAGCCACAACGGTAAGGCCGTATAGTAGTGAAGACAGTTGTAGCGGCATAAATTCGTGAACATAAATCGTATCGAACAACCACCCATGCAATGAGGTATCGGCGCTTACTTTTATCGAATAAAAAAGTTTGGTGATAAAGCTTGATAAAAAGTACACAACAATAGCGTTTGCCCCCGCATAACGAAAGATGCTGCCAAACTGCAGGCCTTTGACATCGGTCAGGTAGTAAATAAGTGCCAAGAACATATTGGCCCAGCCAGCGGTGACCAATACAAAACTGCTTGTCCAGAGGGCTTTGTTGATCGGAAAGACCAAATCCCATAGATGGCCGATCAAGAGCATTGAACCACCGAGACCGACCATTATCCTGACTTTTTGGGATTGTTTCGAGGTCAAGATCAATCCCGTAAAGATGCCCAAGAGTGCACTGCAGATAGCGGGCAGGGTACTCAAAAGACCCTCTGGGTCGTAGTCGGGCTGCCACATATGGGTGCCCAAAACGTTCAAATCAACATAATTGGCCAGATTGTTCGGTGCCCGATCAAGGGTGGAAGGCACCCCTTCTACGGGCACCAAGGTCATCAATAGCCAATAGCCCACCAAAATGGAAATACAGATGCCCAAAAGTGTTTTCCAATTAAAATTCAAAAAGAGTACCGCGGCAAAAAAGAAGACTACCCCGATACGCTGCAGAACGCCGGGAAACCGTATTTCAGAAAACTCCTTGATAAAGGGGAAACTGATTGTAAAAGCCCCCAAAAAGAGCCCCAGCCCGATCAGCTTCAAGGTTCTGACCGTAATTTTTTTATAGGTGGCCGCATTGGGGGTTTTGTTCTTGTAGGCAAACACAATAGAGGTTCCCACGATGAACAGGAAGAACGGAAAC
This portion of the Flagellimonas lutaonensis genome encodes:
- the rpmF gene encoding 50S ribosomal protein L32; this encodes MAHPKRKISKTRRDKRRTHYKATMPTIAKDATTGEMHLYHRAHWHEGKLYYRGQVLIDKTEEETVA
- a CDS encoding YceD family protein yields the protein MKLKEFTIPFSGLKQGNHGFAYKIGNEFFEAFDYNEFNAAEVNVKAVLNKMSTTMEMDIAATGTINVDCDLTNEPYNQAISSDLHLVVKFGEEYNDEDDEILIIPHGEHQFNIAQYVFEMLVLGMPQKRIHPGVADGTLKSEMLDRLEELQPKEQNNNEENTDPRWDGLKKFLTDK
- the pdxA gene encoding 4-hydroxythreonine-4-phosphate dehydrogenase PdxA, producing MGEQAKIRLGISVGDLNGIGCEVALKTFEDSRMLDFCTPVLFASNKTISHQKRELSIDINFNGINEASKAIDGKVNVVNVWRESPKIEFGKPTEEGGRYAIKSLRAAVASLKEGAIDVLVTAPINKNNIQAEDFNFPGHTDYLAQELEGKSLMFMVADTLRVGLLTDHIAVKDVAQAITQKLVREKVSTMMQSLKMDFGIRRPKIALLGINPHSGDNGTIGQEDDKIVKPVITELFDKGHLVYGPYSADSFFGSNLYQNFDAILAAYHDQGLIPFKTLSFGKGVNFTAGLSKVRTSPDHGTAYEIAGQGKADESSFKEAVFTAIQIYRNRKEYIELTKNPLKKQKIRKSA
- a CDS encoding riboflavin synthase; this encodes MFTGIIETLGRVAALEKENGNLHITIATALAPELKIDQSVAHNGVCLTVVGLDEQTYTVTAIDETLKKSNLGDLQVGDLVNLERAMVLGTRLDGHLVQGHIDQTGICSAIEEKDGSWVFTFEYDPIQSNVTIEKGSITVDGVSLTVVNSQENRFSVAIIPYTYGHTRFKTYEVGSTVNLEFDVIGKYVARLMRLA
- a CDS encoding DUF3857 domain-containing protein; protein product: MLYFRYRIVSKAIFFITIFYANAQSSNPKTWEYLLNNQRQEALKTLKKGKPKSIEELITRQIVQNENGIFKTQDNFIAEFKLFTDFEYYLYAFWNRNFLFDEYTKSGFNNKNIKHIDSFDIDEISQNTTKEALRYLKSIVARSNNDWNLYYKLNAQIPVLKHWQYCGSFENLNGGGLDIVYPPEQSAHSDKGFDANSNGTINWYEDPNRAKEAYQFYSNHKEYGSAVNYAQTFIENDHDQRVLFKIGASAEVKVWLNNVPIFEKKENRFNDIDAYSVELTLPKGVNRLLVKCSDVSTTPYFIARFTDLEHKPLKSIKSTARVTTYNEVEADEIGAVVRNHPVEHYFKKKWEQNQDDFFYALSLISTYLRNSKYQEAKPIILRFLQEYPQSSMLKVLLKICYELEGDDSSADELAKNIILDDEDYYLSYVFRMQDYNSLFKLPIDEFEKYVQGFEQATDFEILKKTTKLLLSLRKQDKLLMESQLDNIFQNHSDQLNLLKAYADLYKDFLGKEEKAVAFYENVNKRYFDYPALLKLAGFYDRKGEKEKLLTLFEENRDHLSMDNGFLFDYGHYLQKYKRYEKLERIMLRALENFPYSFRAMQYLGESYYQRGDKDKALHYFKKHLEHNGGNTSVRKKIEELTKTDGLLEDLKTNNIYKYVDDNRGIQMHNNYGYNYLLDESLVQLYEQGGGKSIIRYLVEITSDNGVELLKEINLGLNGSYTILKAELIKSDGSLNPASRNGSNMVFKNIEVGDVIYIDYTTTWSNTGRFFNDYVDYYQFDSYHPALKRKYVLLTPKNKPIFYTNTNGAVDVKINEINDFLCYTWQLNEVKPMPQQEDYMPSTSDLFRNVHISTIENWDEIANWYKDLVRPQIKINEEVKKAFEEIFPNGPKGLSDNEKAEQIYRYISNNVNYSHVSFRQSGFIPQKPARTLSTKLGDCKDLSTLYMVLADMAGLKSHLVLVLTSDYGRNSMVLPSQDFNHCIVKVVIDGKNQYLELTDKNLPFRSIPSSLEYATLLDIPNENFTNVRQGIYLLEKPNKLNSMLDAQVELSLSDNYQEMRVKSTVQGEISSGYIKIFRDNNYRSIKKSISDDFQARLTNNIVLDSVYNISKDLGSSELIYEASLTLNTKMDNFGETKLFKLPLISHPYSSSIVNYSERKYPIEYVLYENVDRYVSTYFIVVGKGKEFVQIPEDVRYSFKNHSFELTYKLYPDGKLEVKSIANTPRDRITVKDYEEFKKYVLKVLDARERVIGLSTKVKPTSSTAPRTSQSHQIPD
- a CDS encoding acyltransferase family protein; its protein translation is MAKLQNRIISVDIFRGLTIVLMILVNTPGTWSAVYPPLLHADWHGYTPTDLVFPFFLFIVGTSIVFAYKNKTPNAATYKKITVRTLKLIGLGLFLGAFTISFPFIKEFSEIRFPGVLQRIGVVFFFAAVLFLNFNWKTLLGICISILVGYWLLMTLVPVEGVPSTLDRAPNNLANYVDLNVLGTHMWQPDYDPEGLLSTLPAICSALLGIFTGLILTSKQSQKVRIMVGLGGSMLLIGHLWDLVFPINKALWTSSFVLVTAGWANMFLALIYYLTDVKGLQFGSIFRYAGANAIVVYFLSSFITKLFYSIKVSADTSLHGWLFDTIYVHEFMPLQLSSLLYGLTVVAFYCLLAYVMYKKGIFIKV